The Fulvia fulva chromosome 13, complete sequence genome window below encodes:
- a CDS encoding Glutathione S-transferase-like protein, which yields MPGTLILYDCPSRFGTGTTWSPNTWKTRLLLNFKGIPYETKWIHGPFADTAAPLGIEAHDPSFGALAPHTIPFVTFPGGRHLMDSKKIALALEEAYPPPDYPSAHLEVPVLARVEQARLATMKYLQAILVPRMPREVLTGTDIQFHRNARLKTYGMPLEEYEAKFGGEQAWEKAAPGLQQLVDVLKEDPSGPFCLGSTPSYADFIIAAMLEFARCVGGGNLERFFEFDKVFESLFVACGPWLKRNDV from the exons ATGCCAGGAACGCTCATCCTGTACGACTGCCCGAGCCGCTTCGGTACTGGTACTACGTGGAGTCCTAACACTTGGAAGA CTCGCCTGTTGTTGAACTTCAAAGGCATACCGTACGAGACGAAATGGATACACGGACCATTCGCAGATACAGCTGCACCTTT AGGCATCGAGGCCCATGACCCATCGTTCGGAGCATTGGCGCCTCACACCATTCCGTTCGTGACCTTCCCGGGTGGAAGACATCTAATGGATTCAAAGAAGATCGCATTGGCGCTCGAAGAGGCGTATCCACCACCAGACTACCCATCAGCACATCTTGAAGTCCCCGTCCTTGCTCGTGTTGAGCAGGCTCGACTTGCTACGATGAAGTACTTGCAAGCTATTCTCGTACCCCGAATGCCCCGCGAGGTCTTGACGGGTACCGACATCCAGTTTCACCGCAACGCTCGCCTCAAGACGTATGGCATGCCATTAGAAGAGTACGAGGCAAAGTTTGGAGGCGAGCAAGCGTGGGAGAAGGCTGCACCTGGCTTGCAACAGCTTGTCGATGTTCTCAAAGAAGACCCAAGTGGACCATTCTGTCTTGGCTCGACACCGAGTTATGCCGACTTCATCATCGCAGCAATGTTGGAATTCGCGAGATGTGTGGGTGGTGGGAATTTGGAGAGATTCTTCGAGTTTGACAAAGTATTCGAGAGCCTCTTTGTGGCGTGTGGCCCTTGGCTCAAGCGCAACGACGTTTGA
- a CDS encoding 2-oxoglutarate-dependent dioxygenase, producing the protein MACVQDDHIDTLDFSRYAQGTPDEKAAFSAELVASLRVTGFTRCFFRLSDVQKLSAPHPQAPYPHRGYSYVGQESISGISGFEKGVYRMPAVKDVKETYDMGSTEDHEFPNIWPCPQYLPGFRPMMERAFARHHACLKIVLECVAMGLGVPNDLFVKKHHGQEHEFRLLHYPEHSDFGTLTFLLQDDVGGLYVEDQREERVFHPVVSKPHEVILNVGDCLQHWTGGLLKSANHKVTAPTHSNIGGPPDAVPERFSIAFFGKPDRKEPVCVLPEFETKNSLQYDDVTAGEYNMQKLVRTY; encoded by the exons ATGGCCTGTGTTCAAGACGACCACATTGATACTCTGGATTTCTCGCGATACGCCCAGGGGACACCAGACGAGAAGGCTGCGTTTTCGGCTGAATTGGTTGCTAGCCTCCGCGTCACTGGATTC ACTCGTTGCTTTTTCCGCTTGAGCGATGTCCAGAAACTGTCGGCACCGCACCCGCAAGCTCCTTATCCTCACCGAGGATATAGCTATGTGGGCCAAGAATCGATCTCCGGGATCAGTGGCTTCGAAAAGGGCGTCTATCGGATGCCTGCAGTCAAAGACGTGAAG GAAACTTATGATATGGGGAGCACCGAGGACCACGAATTCCCGAACATTTGGCCATGTCCACAGTACTTGCCTGGCTTCCGGCCCATGATGGAAAGAGCGTTTGCACGACATCACGCATGCTTGAAGATTGTCCTTGAGTGCGTAGCCATGGGTCTTGGTGTTCCAAACGATCTCTTCGTCAAGAAGCATCACGGCCAGGAGCATGAGTTCCGCCTACTTCACTATCCTGAG CATAGCGATTTCGGTACTCTCACCTTTCTGCTGCAAGATGATGTAGGCGGATTGTATGTTGAAGATCAGCGAGAAGAGCGAGTCTTCCACCCTGTCGTCTCAAAGCCCCACGAAGTTATCCTCAATGTGGGTGATTGCTTACAACACTGGACCGGCGGGCTCCTCAAATCAGCAAATCACAAAGTTACTGCGCCGACACATTCGAACATCGGAGGCCCCCCAGATGCCGTCCCTGAGCGCTTTTCCATCGCATTCTTCGGTAAACCAGATCGGAAGGAACCAGTCTGCGTTCTGCCGGAGTTTGAGACCAAAAATTCTTTGCAATATGATGATGTCACAGCGGGGGAATATAACATGCAGAAGCTGGTGCGAACATATTGA